Below is a window of Corvus cornix cornix isolate S_Up_H32 chromosome 2, ASM73873v5, whole genome shotgun sequence DNA.
CAGTATAACCTGTCATTTAAAGCATGAGCAATTTGCCTTGATAAAATATTATGTTGAGGCAATAAAATGGATTTATGAGGCAACCAAGCTTCCTGCTGAACTATCTAAAGATATAGTGGTCCTAAAGCATGAATTCACACCATCTTACTCAATTTCAGATGGTGCATTAAAACAAGAGCTAAACGAGACAGAGCAAGAAATCCAGAGAATGGCTAACCAGCTATCTTTTATGTTGACTATACTGCCCTATATAGGTCAGAAAGTATTGCCTATAGTTGGGGTTTTTATAGTTTCCTTTGGAACTGGCCTCTTTATCAAAAAATTTGTGGGTTCTCATAGCACCAAATTTAAGAATACTTATATCACAAAACAGTTCATTGCATTTGACGAGCAccaaaagcaacagcaaagaCCCTGTCTTCTGCCACTtaacagaaaagagagaaaagattaTGTGACAATCCCATCTTTCTTCTTCACaagaaaggacaggaaaaaaatgctgtgttctTTTCTCCCTGTAATTATTCATCTTTGCATCTGGCTTCTGTTTGCTGCAGTAGactctttgttttatttgttaattatttctgtgaacaAATATCTCCAAGAAGTACCGGATCTAGACATTCAACTCAGTCTCTTTCAGAATGTAAGTACTTATCAGTACCATATATTTCTTAGTTTAGCATTGAAAATTTTCCCTTCATCTTCAGCATATTCTTTCCTGGAATATCATTCATTTCAAAAAGGGCCATTGCCTCTACAGATACATATGTTGGATGGAACCAGACTAAAGGCTAAATCATACTTGACCAGTTCTTTCCAGAGCATTGTAATATTTCTAGAGAATGGTAAATTTTAGAAGAAGGGCTTTCATTCTTccagatatatatatatgaaggAAACTGGAAGCGTAAATTTGACAACTCACAGAACAGATATTTGTGAAGCACTACTTTTATAGTCAAAAGTCACTGTGACACTAATGTAAGAGATGCCTACCTTTCTTTAACTGAGTAGTGTGAGGAGCTCATCCGTTGTATGCATGGGTGTGTACACACGAAATAGTAACTTGTCACCAAAAGCTCCTGGTTCCTCtagcaggagcagcagcagcagcatagAGAACGATTAACTAGGTTGGAAGATAAGTCTGGAGGCCATCAAGACCAACCTCATGCTCAAAACAAGGTTGGATGAACAACTGGCTAGAGCATGCTGCTAgtaacaccaaggttgtgggtttgagGCTGTGGGCAATTCActtaacagttggacttgatggtccttgtgggtcccttccaactcagaatattctgtgattctgtggcaaACTTCAGAGACAGATCAGATTGCTCAGGATCTTGTCCGAATACACTTAAAGGTGGAGATTTCACCTTTACTGCAAAGTAAAGCTGCCCAATTTGATAGCTCAAGAATTATTCATACCAACTAAATCAAGCAAGGACAGCAGGAGGCCAGCATGGGTGAGCAAGGAGCTCCTGAAAAAAGCATAGACTAGGTGAAAGAAGGGACAGCAGTCCCAGGAGGAATGCAGATACACTGATTGTATAAGGATGGGGACAGGAAAACCAAAGCCCACCTGGAGCTGAATCAGGTAAGGCGGGTGATAGGCAGCACAAAGGGCTTCTACAGGTCCATAAGCAGCAAACAAAAGACATGGGGAAATGTAGGTCCACTGTGAAAAGCAGGAGGGGTCCTGGTGGCAACAAAGGACACAGAAAGCCCAGGGTACTGAATGGCATCTTCAGCTGTGCCATTCCTAGGAAGACCATCCCTTAGGAATCGCAGGCCTTTGAGATAAGGGCAAGTGTGGAGTAAGGAAGACTTACCCTTGGTGGAGGAGAATTAAGCTAAGGCACATTTAAGCAAATGTGCAACCATGGGAACTGATGGGAGGCATGCATGGGTGCTGAAGGTGCTGGCTGATGTCACTGCAAGGCCACTTTTGATTGTCTTTGAAATGTCATGGAGCCTGGGAGATGTTCctggagagcagaagaaagcagatgTTACTCCCATCttcagggaggggaaggaggacaATCCAGGGACCTACAGTCTAGTCATCCTCACCTTTATCCCTGGGAAGATGACAGAGGATATAATAATGGAAGTCATTTTTGTACATGTGAAGGCCAGGAAATCTATTAGGAGTATTAAGCATGGATTTATAAAGGCTAAATCATACTTGACCAATCTAAGAGTTTTCTGTGATACAAACACTAGGTTGCTGGATGAAGGGAGAACAGTGGATGCTGACTGTGCTTTTATTAAGGTTTCCAATGCTGGAACGCTGGAATACAGCATCTTCATTGACAATCTGATAAAGTGTGGGCTACATAAATGGAGAATGATGTGAACAGAAAATTGACTGAACTCTTGGACTCAAAAAGTTCTGTCTTGTGGTACAAACCATCTTCTGATGTCCCCCAGGAGTAGACACTGGAACCTATATTATTTAACCTCTTCATTAATGACCTGCAAAGACAGATTGTAGCCACACAAGCCTGCAGACAATATAGAACTTGGAAGAGGTCTGAAATACCAATGGATTGTGCTATCAGTCAGAAGGTCTTGAAACGGCTAGAAAACTGGCCCGAGAGGAACCTCACAATGTTCAGCAAAGGAATGTGCCGTGTCTTGCAGTCCTTGAAGAGAAACAACTCCATGCACGTTACATGTTGGGAGCTGACTGGGAGGTGGCTTTTTTTGCACAAAAAGGCCTTGAGAGCTGGACACCAAGTTGACCACAAGCCTGCAATGTGCCCTTACGGCAAAGAAAGTGCTAATCTGGGCTGCATTAAGCAGAGCATTGCCAGTAAGCTGTAGGATGTgatccttcctctctgcttagCACTGCTGAGACCCAGTAGAAGGGCATATACTAGAGTGAGGAGCCAAGGAAAGGGTCAggaagatgattaagggacttGAAGCACTGTCATGTGAGAAGAGGTTGGGGCTGTTCAGGCTGAAGGAGAGATGATTCAGGGGGATTTTACAAGTGCGTGTAAATAAGTGATGGGGAGTGGGTGTAACAAAAGGAGCCAGAcacaggagaaatttcttcagtgaaagggTTGTCAAGAATTGGAAGGGACTGCCCAGAGAAGTAATGGAGTAACCATCCCTAGAAGTATTCAAGAAACAACTCAATGGTTTAGTTGTTATAGTGTTATTTGGTCAACGactggactccatgatcttggGAGttaggtcttttccaaccttaatggttctatgattctgtgacttctcAGTGGTGCACAGTGCAGGGAGAAGAGACAATTAGGACAAActgaaggaaatacatttttgtttaatcTTCAGGTGATCAAACAATAGAACAAGTTTCTGAGACAGGTTGTGGggtctccatccctggagatactAAGAACCCAACTGATCGTGACCCTAATCAACCTGTTGTAGTAGCCTCACATTTGCTGCATActgttgtgtttggttttgcctgtttttctaTCCTTTGTACCTTGAGGGCAGCCTCTTACCATGACCTGCCTTGGGCATGACCCAAGTCAGGGCAAAGGAGCTTAGTCCCACTACCTATGGACAGAAGTCCTGAGCCTGACCATGCCTGGCTGATTCATGGTTCCTGCACTACGAATTTTCTCTATGTGCATTGTTCACTCACATGGAAAGCTGGTTGACtccttcaaaacagaaaactatGCCATCATCAGATTGTTTCTAGTTCCCCAAGGAAAGctaattacattaaaatgtaaaatttaacCTCAACAGATTTGTTATATCAAGCCTCAGGGCTGCTGATCTCAGGGAGTCTGGAAGCCGCGTGAGCAGGACAGACTCAGAGACTTGAGATGTTTATTAATTAGCATGAACAATAAAGTTCTTCATGCACTAGTACCCCTGTTTCATATTGAGTTCCTAATTAAGATTTTCCTTGCCTATACATCAGTTCAGTTTAGGGATAAAATATCCTGAGATAGTTTGGAACAGGATAATGTCAAGGAAAGGCTGACAGGCTGAAAATGGGTAGCATGCTTTGGAAACTTGATTTCTCCAACAAACACCTAACAGAAGTGCCTGGCCTCTGTAAGGTGATTAGAAAATCCACAAGGAAGAGTTTGTTATTCCTCTGACATGATCAGAAAAGAGACTGGGTTATTCAGTGTCTCTACTGTGTTCCTACACATAGAACAGAAAGTTGCCTGCCAGTATGGTCCCAGAAGCATGTCTAATTTACCTCTCTCATTAAACGTTTCGGTCCACAAGCAGTGAAAGACATCAGCTAAGTAAAGGCACCTACaagagcaggacaggcagccTCGTCTGTGCGACAACCTTTGGTCAGAGCATTGCCTGGGCCGGTGCCTGGATGCAGAGAGGGGATGGGGCTTAGTGCCATGTGGGCATGGCTGGATTGCTGTTCTATACCACCCACAACATCACTGCAGGTGTGGTTTCAGGGTGAAGAAAGGGTGAGCACCCCTGGATGTGCAACTTTTttgcttccctctctccttcagGAAGGTTGTCAGGATCAGTCCTGCCCCTGCCTACCCTGTCCTTTGCTGCCCACCGCCTTCCTGTTCGTCTGAGACTTGACTCAGGCATATGGTGCTGAAAAACAGTGCTGGTgtgggaggcagctgcagcGAACAGAGTGGCGGAGGCAAGCCTGAGCCCAGACAAGTCTGAGCTGAGCCAAAAGGAGCCGAGGGAAGCTGGGTGGAGCAGTCAATAGTGGCAGGGCCGGTACTGGAAGCAACTGCACAGAGCTGAATCCAGCGTCCAAAGCGGTGGCGTGGTGTGACACAGACAGTCTTGCTTTCAGGAGTTTGTCTGTTATTGTTTTCTGCTAGCTCGGGCGTGGGGACAGGGAGAGTGCTGTGGTGAGTGCCTGTCACCTTGTCTGGGGAATGCCATGTGGTGGCAGGCATGGGAAGAGCCACCATCTGGAGGCCACATGGACATCACCTATGGGGAGCATCCACCATCTTGTCTTTGTCCCAGGGCACCATGGAACTAAACTGAGGTGGTGAATACCTTTCATGGGTAAACCACCTTCTCTTTTTAtatacttttgttattaatattgctgctgttactgtgcATCTCTTATTCCATTGCTTGTTGCTTTCAGTAACTTATCTCAACCCATAGTCTCTGCCTTTGTTCCTCTCTTACCAGAAGGGGAGAGGCTTATTTGGAGTTTGACTTCTGGCTGGTGTTAAACCACTATGGTGTGGAAGCACTGCTGATCATGTGCTGAGACAAAACCAAAGGGACAAACACCCTGATCTTCAGTTTTACTCTCAACGAAGGACCCTCCAACAGGGCATCTGAGCAGAGTCATAGgagtggaaaaatattaaatcattaTAACCAGATTAGCCAAATATTTCCCCAACAGAGCCACTGAGAAGGTAAGTTCTTAATGGTCCAAAATGCTGGACATTGTCCCAAGAGGAGTCATGAAAATACAGTccaaaacatttataaatagCCAATAAATTTATTGTTTTGAGCATACCATATATAGACACTGGATGGTCTAGATGATTTAGGGTCCTTTGTAAATCTGAATGTCCAGTGGGAGAAATATTAAGAAAGGAGGGAGTCAGTATTATAACCAATgcctttttttcaccttttcttgtGCAGAAGAATGAGAAAAGCTATATCATTTCTATGAAAGAGCATATTGCAAAGACTGATTCTTTCAAGATCCCTTTGTTTAAGCATAACTGCATCCCTCATCCAGAGCTCTCTCTCTCCACAACATGGATCCAGCTTGGAGTTATCATCTTCTTCTTAATCATTTTTGGGTTATTCTCTGGCCTCCTGACCCAACTTAAAATACTCGTGTCAGCTTCCTTTTATCCTGACACTGAGATAAAACGGATACATTATTTGCATGcaaaattactcaaaaaaagaggaaagctaCAAGAGAAAACTGGGAAGAACATGTTTGCAAGAACGGTAAGCCATTagctctggggaaaaaaacccacatcttCTCACTGGGTGGTAGCCAGATCCAGGAAATACTTAAACACTTGTTAACTTCAATTATGTGCTAATAGGCTTTCCCCTATGCTCAGGAGCCAGAGACAAATTACCTAATGGTAAGATTAGAACATCTAATTGTTTTGTTCTGTACTTCAACACACATGCCTCAGACATGATATTGGTATGCTCAAATGACTATGTGCTGGCAAGAAAATACTTCCCGGATTCAGAGTCCTCCACAGaagaaactttgttttcatgaaCATATGAAAAGCACTTAGAATATTCCTGCAATCTAGACAGCAAGTGCTAGGCAGTAAGAACAGCCTTAAATGTTGAGAAAGATGTTCCAATATTGCTTAGCAAAATGGAAGGTgatacatttctgttttaaaacacagtgtGACTGTAAATACCATTAGGAAACAGAACTTTTTGCTTGCTAAAACATTTATCCTGTAcgtatatatatacatatacatacacacacacaaatggaAATAACTAACACACGTGTATATATCTAAGGCAAATCCAGACAGATAGCAGCACACACATACAGTTTGTttaagtttgggttttttacagcCTTCAATGACTGTACAGGCTATTAGTGTCTGGGTGAGCTTAACTCAGTAATACTACCATATAGAtcatatttctgtcttttcaggtCAACTTTTGGTTTCCAATACTCAAGGCAAGAGAGGCagtgaggaagaaagaaaggagtgTAGCAGAATGACAGCATGATGTGAAAAAGACCAAGTGAATCTTTGGATATGACTGAGATGCTTTAGTTCCACCTGTGTTTCACGCCATCTTTCCTATGGAATGTCAattctaaaatgtaaaaatttcaAACTCAAAGGGTGAGCAGCAGTATTTTGGAAAGGATGCCATTGTGGATAGTGTGCAGTTCACCACAGATTGCCCTGGACTGAATTAATACTTGGTTTTCAACTTGGGGTCTACATTATCTGAGAAACTTGAGAAAATCATGGATGATctgttcttctgtttaaaagcaataaaacagtTTGGAGCTTTTAGGACTACAGAACAAACCTCTTTGGGTTCAGCTAACAGAGGATGTaatggcagcagcaggtttGTCTTCTTCATGTTTGCCAGACACTGAAGATAGAAGACACAGCAGAGGCTGTCCCTTGCCTTCTGGGATGCGGTTTAGATGTTTCTAGAcatttttatctatttcttaAGCCTCAAGCCCTTCAGCCTGGATCTTTGTCATCCCTAGCTCCTAGTCTCTTACCTAGTCTCCCACCCAGAATTCCTTACTTGGTCTCAGTCTCCCACTTCCATGTATCTATAGAATGTACCACTAGCACAGATTGTACCATGCCTTTGATAATCATGAGAGAGGTCATGTAACAGGTAGAAGTGAGAATGCTCACGAGAGCTAGAAGAGAGAGGAATCAGGTGCTGTGGGTGCCAACAGGGTGTCTTTAAAGGGTGGGGCATATACATAGAGGTGAACAATGTTTCAAATCTTGCAGACTGAGGAACCTtgcagaagagacaaaaatggGCTTAAATATGTTGCATAAGCACAACTGCCctcaatgaaataaaactgagcCAATACTGAAGTGCTTCACCCATTCAGCCAACATTGGTGATGTGACCTTCATATGATAcaagaacaaatgcaaaatgccTAAAGACATAGGAATGACTGATGTAGCTTTAGAGATTTAATGTAGAGCTAAAAAATGTGCCCAACAGGCAgtatatttctgattttcagccACAGCCAACTTCCTTTTTTAGGCTGGATAATAGGAAATTCTGCTCTCTTCCTCTATAATAAATGCATGGTTTCAGGACAGCCATTGATCAAtgtctctgttttctgaatGAATTAAGACTTAAAACTCTATGATAGCAAGTGCCAGAAGTTATTTTCTGCCTAAAccactgaaaaacacaaagaCTTCTTTTCTTTGGGCCTTCCAAAGTCTCACTTCTCCATGGATGCAGGTGGTTCAGGTTCCTGGTGTGACAACAATTTGTCTCTGGAAAATGGTGCTGGATTAAAGCCGTGCATGATTGAGGGTTGTGCTGAATGTCTCTGAGAGGCCTGACTGTGTCCTTTTTGCTGAAGTGGGACACCCCTGAATAGTAGCAGAACATCAGCTTGTATTTTAGGTGCTACTGTCAAGCACCAGTAGCAAGAAGCATTCTGGTGAGAGAGAAGCAATTAGAAGGTTGCTCTAAATTTGGACTCACAGAACAGAATAGCTATCCAGGTACTATTGATAAGAAGATACACTCTTGTTACCATTGCACATGAAAGGGGAAGAGCTACATGTCATTAAGAGCTGAACATTTTTTGGCAGCATTCTGACTAATTGCTGGCAGGAGTTGTATGTGCTCCTTTCAATCCCAAAGGACAAGCTGGTGACAAGCCCAAATATGGGGGCAAGTCTGGTTGACAAAACACCACCACCTGCTTCACTTGTCATCAGGAGGAAAACTGTGGAGTTTCTTGCCATTCCTGTTTGATGGTATTGCCGCTCAGAAtaccttttctctctgttgttcTGCAAGGAGCAAGTGGAAGCTTTGGAGCTCATGGGAATGGTTCATCAAAAGGACTCAGATGTGGGTCAGTCGTTGGGAGAGATGCCTAAATCTGTTAGGACTTTGAGTTCTGGAGTAGAGTCTCAGGCCAATGTCATACCTGCACTTTAGGAAATTCAGCCAATGTTGAATGTGGACGCTCCCACTGCTATCTGTCAGGACAATTAAGTATTGCTTAGTTTGCCCTTCAAACTGGTAAAAGACAATCCTTCTTgggtaaataattttaattccGTACAACATGTTCAGTTCTGGTAAATATTTTACCTAGATGCTTGACCACACTACTAGTGACAGAAGACATGGAAAAGCCTGAGGTATTTCTTTATCTTGGTCTTTACAGGTAAGACTGATCTTTAGCCATATCAGACCACTCAGACctgaaggaaaggctggagcaaGGAAGACTTACCCCTAATGGTTAGAGAGCACTCAAACACACAGGAGCACTCAAACACCTCAAGACATGATGGGAGGAATCCATGTGTATGGAGGGTACTGGTTGATGTCACTGAGAGGCATCTCAGTTTTTTTGTAGACGGTCATGGTGATCAGGAGGGATTActgaggactggaagaaagcaCGTGTCACTCCCATTTTCAAGcagtgaaagaaggaaaatctgagAAACTACAGATTTGTCAGACTCATCTCAATCTGTGGGAAGGTGATTGAACAATTTCCCCTGGTAGCTGCTTCCAAACATAAAGGTCAGAAAGTTGACTGGTATAtcactgaaacacaagaaaaacttTCTTACTGTGAGtgtggtcaaacactggaatggGATGCCCAGAGCAGTTatggaatctccatccttggagatactcaaaacccaCTAGACAtggctctgagcagctcagagcagcagggctAGAGGAGATATCTCTAGAGCTGCCTGACAgcctcagccattctgtgattattgaCGTTAACACAGC
It encodes the following:
- the LOC104692883 gene encoding dendritic cell-specific transmembrane protein translates to MPTCISIARNAWEIFISERKPGWKYQIQLFAVCSAVGFLSSLLFFLSMHFSLAHHSLGPLLIPGFIWILLSIMLFCFKHLRCFSVLFLLSCGLKNGRDALITAGTGVVVASNIQNIFHNLKVLADSITCHLKHEQFALIKYYVEAIKWIYEATKLPAELSKDIVVLKHEFTPSYSISDGALKQELNETEQEIQRMANQLSFMLTILPYIGQKVLPIVGVFIVSFGTGLFIKKFVGSHSTKFKNTYITKQFIAFDEHQKQQQRPCLLPLNRKERKDYVTIPSFFFTRKDRKKMLCSFLPVIIHLCIWLLFAAVDSLFYLLIISVNKYLQEVPDLDIQLSLFQNKNEKSYIISMKEHIAKTDSFKIPLFKHNCIPHPELSLSTTWIQLGVIIFFLIIFGLFSGLLTQLKILVSASFYPDTEIKRIHYLHAKLLKKRGKLQEKTGKNMFARTVNFWFPILKAREAVRKKERSVAE